Proteins found in one Panicum hallii strain FIL2 chromosome 4, PHallii_v3.1, whole genome shotgun sequence genomic segment:
- the LOC112890056 gene encoding late embryogenesis abundant protein D-34-like, which produces MAQAQPRREDDPLQAQGDTAQLLGQGQDLQQPEQEAIRYGHVFAVTGDLAGQPIAPRDAVAMSSAEDSVPGVQVPEGAGGGFSAATAMETAAAYNQAVGAVRPGQASDAAAAQGITVTQTAVPGGRVVTEFVAGQVVGQYSVADPPPAAEEDATKITIGEALEATARAGGGRPVDRADAEAIRAAEMSAHGADVAMPGGLGDQARAAARANAQATREGDKVKIGDVLSDATAKLAGDKAAATEDATRVVQAETFNDAETHARAGGVGAAVATAARLNKDNHLGDA; this is translated from the exons ATGGCGCAGGCGCAGCCGAGGAGGGAAGACGACCCGCTCCAGGCGCAGGGCGACACGGCCCAGCTGCTGGGCCAGGGCCAGGACCTGCAGCAGCCGGAGCAGGAGGCCATCAGGTACGGCCACGTGTTCGCCGTGACGGGCGACCTCGCGGGGCAGCCCATCGCGCCGCGCGACGCGGTCGCCATGTCGTCCGCCGAGGACAGCGTGCCGGGCGTCCAGGTCCcggagggcgccggcggcggcttcaGCGCCGCGACCGCCATGGAGACGGCCGCGGCCTACAACCAGGCCGTCGGGGCCGTGCGCCCGGGCCAGGCCAgcgacgccgccgcggcgcagGGCATCACTGTCACCCAGACCGCCGTGCCGGGGGGCCGCGTCGTCACGGAGTTCGTGGCGGGCCAGGTCGTGGGGCAGTACTCCGTGGCCGACCCGCCGCCGGCTGCGGAGGAGGACGCCACCAAGATCACCATCGGCGAGGCGCTGGaggcgacggcgagggcggGGGGCGGGCGCCCCGTCGACCGCGCCGACGCGGAGGCCATCCGCGCCGCGGAGATGAGCGCGCACGGGGCGGACGTCGCCATGCCCGGCGGCCTTGGCGACCAGGCGCGGGCCGCGGCGCGCGCCAACGCCCAGGCCACGCGCGAAGGCGACAAGGTCAAGATCGGCGACGTCCTCTCG GACGCGACGGCGAAGCTGGCCGGAGACAAGGCCGCGGCGACGGAGGACGCGACGAGGGTGGTCCAGGCGGAGACGTTCAACGACGCCGAAACTCACGCCAGggccggcggcgtgggcgcGGCGGTGGCCACGGCGGCGAGGCTGAACAAAGACAACCACCTCGGCGACGCTTGA